The stretch of DNA TCGCGCGCACCGACGCCGAAGCCGCCGACCTGCTGACCGCCGACATCGATCCGAACGATCAGCCCTTCACCACCGGCGAGCGCACCGTCGAAGGCTTCTACAAGACCCGCAACGGCCTC from Salifodinibacter halophilus encodes:
- a CDS encoding isocitrate lyase (catalyzes the reversible formation of glyoxylate and succinate from isocitrate; glyoxylate bypass pathway) → VKKCGHMGGKVLVPTREAVEKLVAARLAADVMGVPTLIVARTDAEAADLLTADIDPNDQPFTTGERTVEGFYKTRNGL